From the genome of Spinacia oleracea cultivar Varoflay chromosome 2, BTI_SOV_V1, whole genome shotgun sequence, one region includes:
- the LOC110781665 gene encoding uncharacterized protein encodes MNPLDPVSHGDVPLVHTADDVGVVATNPETSKHPVDQTQQHVQVQAGDGPLPDGMSSEKVGQLGVVEDKEDGEDNGEENVEEPEEQDGGVKDGGPNNRDDDDDEGPANGPVQGTVAASPLENIAQENPSEDKNSEENTSQDNPTEGNTTDENLQTDDQEGPREKLILRIPRTNPKTRYRQTRVRMTKLESDVVAYVESYNPKGKEQGAMLIECDGNDANRMMCYSVVRPREYVHSQYVRAVANIYNREWALEYPTNSRRIMLDSSFAYQKLKTRETYAGLLKKWSTPLQKIVSADISVVSLISLFTPCLYV; translated from the exons ATGAATCCCCTAGACCCGGTCAGCCACGGTGATGTACCTTTGGTCCACACTGCTGATGATGTTGGTGTAGTAGCAACTAACCCAGAAACAAGCAAGCACCCGGTCGACCAGACACAACAGCACGTACAGGTTCAAGCTGGTGACGGGCCACTTCCAGATGGAATGTCATCGGAGAAGGTGGGACAGCTGGGTGTAGTTGAAGACAAAGAGGATGGTGAAGACAATGGTGAGGAGAATGTTGAGGAGCCGGAAGAGCAGGATGGTGGCGTCAAGGATGGGGGGCCGAATAATagggatgatgacgatgatgaggGACCGGCTAATGGTCCTGTGCAAGGAACGGTTGCAGCATCGCCCTTGGAGAACATCGCTCAAGAGAACCCCTCTGAAGATAAGAACAGTGAAGAGAACACCAGTCAAGATAACCCCACTGAAGGGAACACCACTGATGAGAATCTCCAAACTGATGACCAAGAAGGACCACGGGAGAAATTGATCCTAAGGATTCCGAGAACAAACCCAAAAACACGCTATCGGCAGACGCGAGTACGAATGACAAAACTTGAGAGTGACGTAGTAGCTTATGTGGAGTCATACAATCCTAAAGGGAAAGAGCA GGGGGCCATGCTTATCGAGTGTGATGGTAATGATGCAAATCGGATGATGTGCTACTCGGTTGTGCGTCCTAGGGAGTACGTGCATTCCCAGTACGTTCGGGCCGTTGCAAACATATACAACAGGGAATGGGCTCTGGAATATCCAACGAATTCTCGCAGAATCATGCTGGACTCCTCATTTGCG TATCAGAAATTAAAGACGAGGGAAACATATGCTGGTCTGCTGAAGAAGTGGTCCACCCCTCTCCAGAAGATTGTGTCAGCTGATATATCTGTGGTAAGTCTAATTAGTCTTTTTACTCCATGTTTATATGTCTGA